Genomic segment of Schistocerca piceifrons isolate TAMUIC-IGC-003096 chromosome 1, iqSchPice1.1, whole genome shotgun sequence:
ACGTGCTCGACTGTCCCGCTTGTTATCTGTAATGAGTGAGACCTGCCTCCCAGATCAAATGGTGTCTTACATCGAATCACAAACAGCACAGAACTTGACACACCATTCCACAATGAAGGTTTTTGATGGATGTGCTActccgtacacattcttcattctctgatggatatcTACCGGTATGTGTCCTTTggtaaccaagaaaagaataagccAGTAAGTAATCACAGTGCCAACTTCCATATAATAGTAGTAGAATGCTCCAATGTGATGACTGTTCACCTAGGGGCCTAAATGCTAGTGGACAAGGCTGGAGAGACTAAACTACTTAACTTCTTTGTAGGACCAATATACTGAAATGGGAAAATCATCCAGGAGCAATTTGTCACATCAGACATTACCCCAAATGCAGTGGCAGTATTCTGCTGCAATGGCTGACAGTTTAACAAGGTGAGTTATGTCTGTGGTAGCACCATTTGTTCTATAACAGCCAGTTAAAGTGCAAGTTTGTCAAACACTTGGAGCATCCTGCTTTGGGAGTCCAGCTATACTGTATTCACAAGTCATGCCTCATCATCAACAATAGACTAATTGTGACTGCTTCATTGCTCTTGTGAAGGAAGGAAATTTtacagtgatggagggaactggaGAATCAAGTAGGCACTGATTTGAAAGTAGTTAAGTTTTGCAATACCACTTTAGCTTGTTTCAATGTCATGACTTAAAAATCCTTTTCTGCACCTGAAATCCTACAACTGACAtggataaattttttattttcacagattTGTGCTGAGTGTCAATAAGGCAACACACTCTCAATATTACAAATATCTTTTACACTTATGAACAGTGCTGTACACACTGTAATGTGTTTGGCTCCTACGTAACACAATGAGCAATTCAAATTTCAGTAGCTACCAATTTTTGTCCAGTCAAATACACATCAGATCTGGGTAATTCACTTCACTAGCTGCAGTTCCTTTCCTCCAAAAGTCACATCTGAATCTATACTCCATAAGTGACCTTATGGTGTGGTGGAGCATACTTTTAGTAACACTATATTTTcttccctttcttgttccactcatgagcagcatgtgggaaaaatgactgtcggtAAAATTCTGTACGACATCTAATTTTATTATTACAATTTTCCAATgggtatgtgggagaaagtaacaTGCTGCCCAGCCCTTCTTGGAATGTAAGCTCTCAAACTTCCAACAGTAAACCTCTCTTGCGATGTCTGCACTTAACTTTGTTGGGCACATCTGTTACTCTCTCCCACTGAgtaaacaaccctgtgacgaaatgtgccgctctgCACTGGagtttctctctatctctctctttttaATAAAGAGAACAATACTAAAGAATCAGTCCTACAAATCTACAAGTCACTTTGTTTTTGTATGAATTACTTTACTTGAAGATACTCCCAACAGATCACAGCTCAGTATCAGGTTTccttactatttgttttatgtggtcaagcCAGATGGTTACTCCAAAGTATTTTACAGCAGTTGTGTTCCCAGTGATTTGTCTCCAACAGTGTAACTAAATGTATCACTTCAATTATTTATGCACAACATGTTATACTTATTTACATTCAGTCCACCAGTCATCAATCTCCTGCAGGTCATCATACCTTTCACCAGTCTTAAGGCATTGAAGCCTTCCTATAGACAACAGCATTGACCCCAAATAGCGTCCAACATTATGCACTACAATGCTACATCATTAATATAAATTGCAAACAGTAGCAGCCTGGTAACAACTCCCTACAGGTATCTCATCCAGAACTGTTGCCAGTTGAGTagttttagttgattttctgttcCAAAATTGCTTATCTCAATACCTACCACTACAGCTCTCATGCAGTAATCGAAAGGAGGAGCTGTATTGCACCATTTTACGGCAAAATAAATTCAAGTGACCACATTCAGTATTTCGACCTTTTCTGTTTCATCCTGTTTTGGTGAACTTACGCCTCAACAGTGAGGATATTGAGTGTAGAATGACTTCACACattgtcattgttattgttaaGGTAGGTTATGTGCAGATCTACTTTGTTGCCAGAGGCATCAATTCACTGCCCACATGTCCAGATACTCATAGAAATACCACCACCTTCCCTAAATGAGCCATGTGAAAAATAGAATTCTTGACTGGATTCTGTGGTGAGTGCGACACTGGATGGCTTCCAGTATATCTAGTGTCCAGATACTCATAAAAATACCACCACCTTCCATAAATGTGCCATGTGAAAAATAGAACTCATGACTGGATTCTGTGCTGAGGGCAACACTGGATGGCTTCCAGTATATCTAGTGAATTGGAACAAATGAGAATTTGTAGTCCAAATACATCTAATCAACTTCACTGCCTTCATGCATCAAAGACGTTGAACTCATTTGGAATGTTGATGATGAGGACACAACAGGTATGAATCACAGAGAAGCTGAGGTTGCTCCCCACATACATGCAGCACTCAAAGTTGCCACTTGAAGTTGAAGTGCTGGTATGGTAGatacgatgtacatgtacagacaaataaatgattacaatttcagaaaaaaactagatgatttaatcaagagaaagaacttcaaaaACGGAAAAAGTTTATGAAATGTTTATCCGCCTCTGGCCATTATGTAAGCACTCatttggcttggcattgagtgATAAGAGTTGCTAGATGTCCTCCCGACAGATATCGTACCATATTACTTCCAATTGGCAAGtttgatcatcaaaatcccgagctggttggaggggccTGCCCATAACGCTTCAAACATTGTTAATTGGGGAGAGGTCAGATGACCTTGTTGATCAAGGtgtggtttggcaagcacaaaaacaAGCACTCttgctgtgtgcgggcgggcattaccttgctgaaatataagtccaggatggcttgccatgaagggcaacaaaaggagGTGTAGAACATTGTAGAAGTACCACCAAAACTTGCTGTAGATGACAATCCGGGGGTCctgctgtggaaaaaaaaaaaaaaaaaaaatgacactgCAGccaatcactcctggttgtcggactgtatggCAGGCATCACTTAGGTCGGTATCTCACTGCTCTGTGGCATCTCCGGATATGTCTTCACTTCTCATTGGGGCTCAGATTGGGATTCCAGGTCAACAATGTGTCTGGAGATGCTCCAGACAGTGGTGGCATACAACCCGATTGTTGGCTGCCATATGACCCAataatcaggagtgatggtctgggtgccacttcttttcatagcagcaccaTTACTGCACAGTGGTACATCCACAATGTTCTATGCCCcctttttgttacccttcatggcaagccatcctggtcttacatttcagaaagCTAATGCCCATCCCCACATGGCTTGAGTTTCTAATGCCTGTCTTTAGGAGAacaaccaacaactctatcaataggTGCCAAGCTGGGTAATGCTTCCATACGGACAGAAGATGGACCAAAGCATTATTGACTTGACcagcttgtgaagctctttctcttgaaaaaatcatgcaatttttctgaaactaatttttttcttctcctgtacatgttcatcacatccACCAACTTCTGCCCATTCAGGTAATGCCTTCATAGTTCATCATTTGAATGTACTTTATAAAATTTAAGTCGAAAATGTGACTTGAGCTACCTTACCATTACAGTGCAGCAGATTAAAAATAGCTCTCCAACCCATAGAATCTTGGGTGTCAGTCGTCTCCACCATTGATGATGAACTGAGAACCTGTCCAAACAAAGAGCCATGTCTTGCTTCACCAAAATGCAGATTACTTTATAGTGTGGGTGATTAACAAGTTCTTTTCTTGGTTTTATGAGGTTCTTTCCCAGGTTCTATGGTCGACAAGATGCCTTGGTGGTTTCACATCAGCAAGAACCTGTCACATAATGAACTCCCTCCAAATGGCTGGCAGCAGCACACAGGCAGGGTATCTGACTGGGTCTATATGCACCTGTTGACAAACTAGCTCCTCACAGAAGTTAACTTCAATAAGTTGTCTCTTATAAACAAAAGCATTTCTTGTCAAATGCTTGGCCCTGAAACCTCACTGAACCATTCATTTTCAGAATGGCGTTTCTCTTGAACTGTGAATGTAAATGCATCTTGAGCATTGGAATATGGACATTTATGTTTCTTTGGTTACAACCTATAATTAGTGTATATTGCCCACTCCTTCAAACTTTTAATAAGTCAACTCCAAGGCTACGAAGAGCAAAATTGTCGATGAAGTGGGTTCTTCTTcatgatgaaactgaaagtgataaTGCTTAGGATGGTCCCCTGACAAACACTGTGCCCTTGCTTAAACCTGTCTGACTGTTAGAAAAATAGCGCTGAGGCAAGAGCGACAATACAATGATTAGGAGACGGTCACTAAAGCTCCAACAGTGGAGCCGTATAATGATATGCATCAAAGTGGTAACATAGATTTTCTCAACATTGAAAAACACATATATTGTAAGATATTGGCTTTTGTGGAACGTTGGGTAGGCTAATAGCTTTCTTCCATATACTGCTGTGAAGAATGAGGGTGGTTTCTTTTATTGGCTTTGTAAGGTGTCAAAACATGGTGTAATGTATTTTATTGTGACAATGCATGACATAACAAGCCATGATTCAAATGTCAAACAGGCAGTTTTAGAAATACTTGTCGTCATTATAATCCGAATAGCCTTTCTTGTCTAGTATCTGTGGTATCAGGAGGATTAATCCTTGCTTGTGTTGACAACAATTCAGTCACATGTCCATCACTGTCTGCTGAATGTCTCTCTTACTGGATGTAGAATCCATGGCATCTTACACCTGTAAACTAGGCACTACCCCAGAAATCATTCTTATTGGTCTCCTACACACGTGTAAAACTTTGTTGATGGCATCGAACCAGCTCTTTCTTCTTAATAATTCATGGCATTTTGCTATAGCTACATGAAAAGCTGTGATTACTGAGCATAAATTGTACAGCTTCCTTTCCGCTACTACTCAATCTGTTTGATATGCCTGGTTTGGCAAGTGGTTATCCTTTTCTCACTGAGTAGTGACAGTAATAGCAGGAGAGCACATCAAGAGACTGATGACACACAATTACACACTATTATGTTGCTTGCAATGCCTGACCTCACAGCAACAATAAAGTGTGTGTCCTGCACTGTGCTTAGGATGCATAGTTATACCTTTATACACTCAACTGCTTGACTAACAAATAGCATGTTTAGTGGATAAAAATCTCTATTAAGAAGAAATAGTCGAGATAGTTTGGATCGTTGATGGTTAATGGGGTAAACAGTGAGGCTTTTAATTAGATGACACAATGTTCCAGATGTTGAGTTGAGAGTACATCATTCGATCCTTGTAAGAGAACCAGTGCAGCACATGGTCAAATGGCTTAAGACTTTTAACTTTATTATTTTCTGCGGAAATTTTCATTTTGCTGCTGAtgacttttttttaactgtatgTGGGATGAAATGTATGCCTTGGTTTTTGTTTTCTGAAGCACTTTCTACTAACAATGTAGGCAAGTGTTTGCCTAAGGTCACAGACAATGGGACTAATTTATCTTTGGAGCCATACTTGCAGTTTCAGGTACAAGTGTCAGTGTCACCTGCATATCATTATGTATAGAGCCTTATCTTTTATGTAAATTTTTTCCACTGTTGCTGCAAGACAGGTTGTATTGGTAGTTACCTGTAATGCTTTGCATTCCCTCCACACTCTGAATAATCTTGATTCCGTAATTTTCTGTTCACCTAACTAAACCAAGCATGTGCTGCTCCAAAAATGGTAATTATCATTACAATTGACACTAGTCAGCACAGACTAGCATGAACATGTTTTGTTCGTCCCTTACATGTcagtagggatgggaaaaatcaATTGGTTAAAATTGATACCAGTGTTTTCGTTCTGAATAACTaatattttttagtatttgtttggaTTTGGTCATAAAAGGTGTTCCTCTTTTTTTACTAGAGCTGGGGGAAAAACACCAGCATATCAACTTGTCAGAGCAGCAGTGTTAAatcttttgtttttaaataatactAAAAAAATGAATAATCTTTATTCATGAAAAATTcccaccactttgaaatatttgattattgtagaaaatgggaaaagtgatcagcACTATTTTAATAGAAGGCCTATGATTAGAAACCAGTGACAAACACTATCTAAGAATTGGTACATCATTGCAGTAACAATAACTTACCTGTTGCCATGTATTGTAGCCTATTAGACGGTAAATGTGAATGAATTGCCACCACCTGGTATATTTGGTGTTTTTTATTAGCATCCTCGGACATCTGTTGTGTTGCAGAATGGTACTACCCGTAGATTGGAAGTGTTTTATGTAATgtgttagcaatgaagtacagTGGTACCTTGCATAGTGAGCACAATTTGACCCAGAATCTTATTCATGCTGTGAAACACTCATTAAGCGAAACAACTTATCCTGTATAAATTAACGTAAAATGTGATAATGTGTTCCATGCAGTATTTTGTGCTTTATTAGTCACAATACATAGCTaattcttattttactatgattatCTAGTCATTTATTTCTGCAAACACTTCAGTACTTGCCGAAAATACAACACAGCATTaccatcaaataaatttgtagtgtgCATAGCCACTGCTTTAATGGGGCGATGATTTTCGGTGTATGATGCAACTGATTCCCACGCTTTCGGCATTTCTCTTATTGCGTCACAAGACTGCTGCTTTGCTTTTACCACCTCCTCTTCTGAAGaactctccacaacttcctgcagTGAAACACACTACAGCTCTATAAGCTCTTCGGCGGTCATTTCTTGCTGTGATCTCCCACAGGCTCatcgatatcattgttatccacttctagtcccacaCTCTCGGTCAAAGACACAATCTCACTGACTTTCCACAGGTACTAACTCAAATGCCTCACGAGTCACATTCGACAACACACTccagccaaagcttcttccaagcagaagtgcaagttctcttggtaaccccttcccacaTCTTTTTGATCATCTTGGCGCAGGCAATGACACTGAAGtggtatttccaaaactctctgacaGTGAGATTGGTAGCTAcagtcaactcaaagcaaagcTCGAAGAGTCCTTTGGTGTAGAGTTTCTTAAAGTTAGTAATCTGCTGATCCATAGGCTGGAGTAAcagagtggtgttgggaggcagaaattggatctggatgaattgaaattcttcaaggggTTGGTCTTGTTGGCCTGGAGAACGGACACGATCATTGTCTGTATCAAGCAAGAcgtggagtggcagattcatctcaagcaaatatttttttcactgaaggatcaaacacttcattgatccaatctCAAAAAAGATCACATGTCATTAAAGCCTTGTAGCTCAACATCACATTTGACCTGCTCTTCTAGACTTCACTTCTCGAAGGCatgtggagtttctgaatggtaacaagcagcagtttaattttcaaattgccCCTTACACCAGCACAGAATAGCAGCGTGAGacagtctttcattggcttgtgacagggcaatgcattctcctctgctatAAACATACGCTTTGGCCGAATTTTCCAGGAAAGATCCGCCTCATCGCAATTAAAAACCCGCTGCAGCAGATAACCCCTAGAATGTATGAGCATCTTGAAGATGATGAtaaagttctctgctgcctttgtgttggaGCAGGCTGCCTTGCTGCGATTCTCCAGTGAAATTCCTTCTCACATGTGATGTTCTTGTCAATAGTGTCACCTTGCAATAACTTTTCATTTACCTATATATGGATCAACCTTTCGACATCGTTCAGAATACGAAACTGTTGTTTGgatactcttgtcactccctttgaagcacctatctccttaatcttgtccttgttcttgaggatagtgcaaatagttaaTACAACTGATTGTATGTGCTTGCTAAATCAGCAACGTGCACACCACTTtcgtttttcaattattttacatttcatttataaGGCCATTTTCATTCTCTTGTGGTTGTCTTCTTGTGGCTTCATCTCCTGGGACATTTCTATGAAGATtattaaaattttcacataaaaaacattGTGttaacacaagtttagaaaaatgcggGAGCAAAAGCCGTACTAAGATTGTAGCAGAAACAGCACTAAACCAGGCTGCAATATGTACTAAAGACAGTGTTCATATACCAGTGCTGACAATGAAAGCTGATCATACTGTTTAATGTTTCCCCAGCAGCAAGCGAACGGCTGGCGATGTCACACTAAATTGTCGTCACTCGTTATGtgagtaatttttttacaatttgttttgcttgttatGTGAATTGTGCATTATGAGAGGAGCCCATTAAGCGAGGTTTCactgtacaatgctccatttgctttaagacCTTAAAAACGGGGTTATGTGCAACCAACTAGTGACATAAGGAGAAAACATCCACAATGTTCCAAGGAACAAAAGGTAAATCTGATTGATATACCCATAATTTTATTGATGTGCTATCAACTTGCGGTAATAGCTGAGCCATTAACTTTGTAGTTGCTTCAGGATGAAAAACTGATACCATCCATAAGTGGTGATACAGAGAAGTCATCAACTTGGGACCTTTCACCCTCGCTGTCGCCACACCCATCTCCTTCACCTTCCCAAACATTTCTGGATACAATGAGACCAATTTCTGCTGCAGCCTCAACCTAATATTGTCCATGATCTCCTACTCCTTCACCTTCATTGGAAGTTTTCAGTGTGTGTTCAAAAATCTACATTtgttcctggaaaaaaaaaaaaaaaagaaaaaaagggttcGGTTATTTCAAAAACCACTTTGAGTGGTTTTAACATTCAGGTTTAACTGGAGATGAAAAGTATCGGTGTAACCGAAAACCACTTGTTTCAATAACAACAACCATCCTTACATATAACAGTAGTATGACCAACCTATTGAGAATAGATTAGTGCTTGCTCATGGCGTAGCACTTCTatttgacaaaaaatggctctgagcactatgggactcagcttctgaggtcttCTATTTGACAAACAGCGATTCATATGCACATTATAATTATTGTATATGGAGTTTTTAACACTGTGTTCCTGATTCCAATGATTTAGTTAACTTGCTTCCACAGTTCTCTATATCATTCTATTCAACCATCATTTCATGTTGTGGATTTTGGGCAGTCAACTTCTCCTTCCCCTTGTTGCCTTTTCTCTCTATTCTCTAAGGAACCTTCTGAACTGTATGCAAGTGATACCGGGGATCAAAATGTGCACTCACTTTGTTTTGTACACTGTTAAACTCAGATACAAACAAATTAGACACACTTACCTAGTACCATGTAGCTCCACTTTTACTCCAATGATGTTGGCAGTAAGCAGTAACAAAGACTATACAACACAGTGAAAGTGTTTGGGAGCCATCGTGATCCATCAAAGCTAAACTGTAGTCCACAACTAAATGACAGTTGTCAGAGCAACCTTCAAGTCaccagaaattgttaaaattgactGATGAAAATTCCAAGTTGGGGGAAGTGTACTGACTTGCTGAATAATTGATTGAGGGAGGTTATAGGACTAAAAGGTGAGGTTGTTAGTCGCGTGATTCAAAAGTTACTTGCACAAGATAGAAGTCTGCTAAAAGTGGGTGgatcctgtcagaggggtcaaagGAGTTAATTTCTGAGAGCAGTAGTGggccagatgtcattccacttttggacAAGAGAAATCTGATGTGTACCTGCACATTTGCACCTCGAATCATGAAAGGGATTGGGGGTAAGCATGTACCTCTCTAGCCAAATGGTcaaccagttcattccctgggatgccagGAAGACAATGGACGGGTGGCACAGACACGGGCACAccgaaggtcatggatagcagagaccaaagggtgatgaCAACAGCAATAGTCCATAGTCTGCAAGCTACTCATTAAGTCCCTATATAttgaaacactgtggagggaggcttgagaaacaaaatggagggaCCTGTTCATGGCCAGCAGTTCTGCTATGAACACACTACAGAAATAAATGGTGTTCATGCCAGTAGGAGATGTAAAAGAGTATCCCGCCTATCTATTATTTTAAACCATCAGTGCAGAAGGTTGTAGCACCCAGGAACACTTCACGGATGGAATTTATAAGACACTGGAATAGCATAGGagcgacagagaccttaggaccctagAATAGGTCGGTCCTAAACTGTGATTGAGGCACTATCCAAGGGGGGTGCAGGAGGAAATACACAGGGCtcattccagtgagtggagatagAGATCCTAACGGAGGGAAGTGAGTTGCATTCCGAGTTGCATTCCAACCGGCAATCCCACCCGAGAGCGGGTATCAGGAAAGAGGCATCCGTCATTTGCAAACAGGACAAGGTGCATGGGATGATCAGTGTATTGTTGAATGGCAACTGAGTAAGAAACCAGGAGTTAGCTCTGTCGTATTTATAGAGGAGGAATCCCCACTTCTATGAAGAGACTGGCGGCAGGACTAGTGCGAAAGACACCGATAGGCAGATGCACCGCTTATGATGATcagggtcaagtagtttcagagtggaaggagctgcCGGGCCATAAACCTGACAAAGATAATGTAGTCTGGACAAAACAGGAACATGATAAAGTTGGAGAAGACTAGTTAGGTCTGCactccaagatgtgtgggccatgaggcggagagcattaagcttctgcatgtGGGTAGTCTTCAGGTGGTGAATATGGGGCAGCCACGGGAGCTTTTCATCAAAAATAAGGCCGAAGAAACGAGACTGTCCTACATCATCTAGGCACTGGTTGTCTTAATAAAGTTCTGCATCAGAGTATGCTGTGGGTCGACGGTAAAAATGCAtaacctgggttttggagggagaaaacaggAAGCCATGGGAGAGGACCCACATACAGGCCCATCAGATAGCGCCTTGAAGCTGCATCGGATGCAAAATTCACAGACATACAATCTCTGAGCAACCAGAGGCACAACAGAGGTTACAAGACCAtcgatggcaatgaggaagagtgtgacacttaacacaCAACCCTGTGGCATACTGTTCTCCTGGATCCAAGGACTACTGAGTGAAATGCCAACTCGAACGCGGAAGAGCCAGTGCGATAAAACTTGAAAActtggaaggagggggggggggggggggggcgaaagccccagtcatggagagtAACTAAAATATGATGGTGCCAAGCTgtgtcatatgccttatgtaggtcaaagaagaccacaACAAGGTGCCGGTAATTAGTACAAGCCTCTTGGATTGCTTGTTTCCAATCGGAGTAAATTGTCAGTTGTGGATTGTCcttcccagaagccacactgatacagggACAAAAGGCCCCAAGATTCGAGTACCCAATATAATTTAAAGCTAACCACCCTCTCAAGCAATTTACAAAGTACATTGGTCAGGCTAATTGGGTAGTAGGAGTTGAGAGACGTTGGGTTCTATGCCGACCTACGGATGGGGATAGCTACCCTGTCTCGCCACTGCAATGGGAAGGCATCTGTGagccaaatgcagttgaagacGCTGAGGACATGTTGCCACTGGGTAACgttcaagtgttggatcatctggttttGGTTGGAATCTGAGTCTGGGGTCgtgtcatgtgaagaggtaagacCCAGCACGAATCCCCATTCAGTGAAGGGGTCATTATAGGAGCTCGATGAGGGATGAAACAGAGGGGCATTTGTTCAACTCAGCATTTCTGCTGCAGAAATGTAGCAGTAGAGGAAGAAGACACTGAAGCAGTCACGAAGTGTGCTGCGAGGTATTCTGCAAAGACCGATGGATCAGTTCACAGAGTTATCTATAGGATACGACCCTGGAAAGTTGATTGTCACTGGTGGTCCAAAAAGCtacagagcttggaccaaacctgcaatGAAGAGGCATATAGTCCCAGAGAGAAAAAGTTGCGCTCCTGGCATTCCTTTTTACTCTACTTAATAAAGTAGCGAGCCTTGGCATAGAGATGCTTGAAAAGGTTGGTCTGTGAATGGTGTCTAAAATCATTGCAGCGTCCATTGGCGATCCTGGATAGCGACTGCTACATCCTTAATCCACCCCGGGGGGTCTTGCTGAAGGAACGGGTTACTTTGCAGGATGCAATTGGATCCATGGGCTCTGATAGTTTCTTATGGTGACAGATAGTGGTAGACATTACCAAGGGTTCTCAAGTAAACATTTCATGTATGAAAATACCTCCATGCCCTACCTCTGTTGGCAAAAAGGGCATATAACCTTAACATAGTTTCCAACACATTTGTACCCTGACACTGATGTGAACTAACGTTTAACAGGACATATCTCTAAAAATGGCCCTTTCCAACTTTCGAATCCTCCAATAGAGTGTATCAGCACTCACGCTACCTCTGTGCACTGTCAGAATCAGTATGCAGTGGTAAAAATGTGTGTGTACTTAAATTGCACATGATACTTGACACACACCACAATCCTGTCAAATACAAAGTTGCTATGGTTCAATGTCAGGAAAATTGCTAAAAAAATCTTCTTAACTCTATTCTCAGAAATTTGATAATGTGTAAAATAAAAGGCCATTCATTATAGCTTCATGACTATTTTATATATAAAAGAGCTGCCGTACTCTATTATACAAGTTTGCATTAACTGATACTTCATATTTAACAGTAGCAGCAGTTTGCACCATTATTCCAGAGATACACTGAAATTGTCAACAATCTTAACACATTACAATAACAATATATTCCTTCATTCTTAATGATCTAATGAACTACATTTAAAACTTAAATCCACATAAGTGTATGTATATTACATTTTCACTCTAAATACAACAAAGCATCATATGGAAGGTACTTTTTACAATTGGTAGAACCACAAAGGCAAAGTTTGTTGCTCTTTACATTACATTCAGCACTGCTGTTACCTCCATAATCAAATGTTATTTCTTCACCAGGCTGTATCACATCTGCAGCAAAGATACCAATTTTAGGAATTAGCGTGTTTGTTCTCACTGGGATGACAACTGAATTCGGCTGACAAGAATGATTGATATAACGACCAATGTTTCCAATCACTGTAGGATCAACACAGGTTTTTAACAAATTACCATTGGCTAAATGTTCATTCAAAACAAATATATAGTTCATGTCACTGTCACTTTGTGACTGTGCTCTACGCTTTGCTTCCTCTATTCCTATTATTTCTCCAGCATATTCACAGATAAAAGAACCTACAGCAATTTTCTTTGTTGTCCTGAGTCCCATACCTTTCCCATTACCTGTCATACATATCTCCAGCCCATCTGCTGGACCAAGTTGACAAATTCTATTTCCACATCTGGACTCGTGTCCACAAAGACACAAGGAGTTGCACTCCATAATACAACCAACAATCCTCTCTGGCAACAAGCACCCGTTTCCATCATAGCTTCTGTTGTAAGATCTTATACATTCACAATCCAATTCTGAAACACAAATACCATTTCTGCAGCTGCATCCCACAGCATATTGTGTTTCAAAGTCTTCAATATTAGCTCCTGGGCCTGGTATGTTACATGGTGTATAAATTAGACCTTCAATGGGATGGTTGTAATTGTCAGCCAGCTTTTCTTCATCTCCAGTTAGGATCTCACTGTCCACTGAGCTAGATAAAACATTGT
This window contains:
- the LOC124777553 gene encoding histone-lysine N-methyltransferase SETMAR is translated as MCDNVLSSSVDSEILTGDEEKLADNYNHPIEGLIYTPCNIPGPGANIEDFETQYAVGCSCRNGICVSELDCECIRSYNRSYDGNGCLLPERIVGCIMECNSLCLCGHESRCGNRICQLGPADGLEICMTGNGKGMGLRTTKKIAVGSFICEYAGEIIGIEEAKRRAQSQSDSDMNYIFVLNEHLANGNLLKTCVDPTVIGNIGRYINHSCQPNSVVIPVRTNTLIPKIGIFAADVIQPGEEITFDYGGNSSAECNVKSNKLCLCGSTNCKKYLPYDALLYLE